The window CGAGTTAAAGGCGACAAGACCGGCGAAAAGAAAGAACAAAGTTGTTTGGAAAGAGTCAGAGAAAGAGATTGAGTTAGTTAAGAAgacgaggaggaagaagaagaagagatcgaTGAAAATCATCTGCGGGAAAGGCGTGGCGTGCGTCTCGGGAGAAGCAGGGATTGGCAAAACCGAGCTGCTTCTCGAGTTCGCTTACAGGCATCACCAGAGGTACAAGATGGTTCTCTGGATAGGTGGCGAGAGCCGTTACATCAGGCAGAACTATCTTAATCTTTATCGGTACTTGGACGTTGACGTTGGGGTGGAGAATTTCTCCGATAAAACGCGGTTCAAGAGCTTCGAAGAGCAAGAAGATACCGCGGTTTCGAGGATAAGGAGAGAGCTGATGAGGGACATACCCTTCTTGCTTGTTATCGATAACTTGGAGAGCGAAAAGGACTGGTGGGACTCGAAGCTTGTGATGGATCTTCTCCCCAGGTTCGGAGGAGAGACTCACATTTTGATATCTACGCGTCTCTCCAGAGTTATGTACATGGAGCCGTTGAGACTCCCTTACCTCTCTGCCGCTGAAGCGATGGCATTGATGCAGGGGAACGTTAAAGAGTATCCGGTTCAGGAGATGGATGCGTTGAGAGTGATTGAAGAGAAGCTAGGGAGGTTAACGCTGGGACTAGGTATCGTGGGAGCTATATTGTCAGAGCTTCCTATAAACCCGACCCGGCTTTTGGATACTATAAACAGAATGCCGTTGAGAGAGATGTCCTCATGTAGTAGTGCGTTGAGAAGAAGAGTGTTTCTGTTGCAGCTGTTTGAAGTGTGTTTTTCGATCTTCGACCACGCGGATGGACCGAGGGGTTTAGCTACCAGAATGGTTGTCGCGAGCGGGTGGTTAGCTCCGGGGCCTGTACCAGCCTCTCTATTAGCTTTGGCTGCTTATAAACTCCCTGAGAAGCACAGAGGATGTCTGTGGAGAAGACTGAGACGAGCTATAAGCTGTGGTTTTGCGTCTTCGAATTCGAAAAGATCAGGAGCTGAAGCTGCTTCCATGTTGCTTAGGTTCAACATCGCTAGAGCTAGTAACGTCAAGCTAGGGTTTGTACAGATACACGAGCTTGTGAGACTCTATGCGAGAAATAGACTGATGGTGAACGAGACTGCTCCTGCGATGGTTCGGGCTGTGATAAACAAAGGCTGGAGCGTTGAAACCGCGGATCAGATATGGGCGGTTTGTTTCTTGCTCTTCGGTTTCAGCAACGAAGCTCCGAGTATTCAGCTGAAGATAACAGAGCTGCTGTTTCTTGTGAAACAAGTAATCTTGCCTCTAGCGATTAGAACCTTCGTGACGTTTTCGCGGTGCGGTGCGGCCGTGGAGCTGCTCAGGGTCTGCACAAACGCGCTAGAAGCGGCTGACCAAACGCTGGTTAAGCCGGTGGAGAAGTGGTTGGACAAGTCGCTTTGTTGGAGATCTGTTCAGACAAGTGCTCAGCTAAACCCTGTTCTATGGGAAGAACTTGCTTTAGCTCGAGCCACCGTGCTAGAGACGCGAGCTAAGTTGTCTCTACGTGGAGGGCAGTTTGGTGTGGCTGATGATCTAATAAGAAAAGCAATCTTCATCAGAACTTCTATCTCGGGTGAGGATCATCCTGGGACTGTGTCGGCTAGAGAGACATTGAGTAAGTTAACGAGGCTTTCATCTAATGTTCATCAGAGTCACAACACTTCACCGTAATAGATAGAGATAGGTCTTTAGGGCTGTTTTCTTGTTGTAAAAGTTAAAGGTTAagagtatctttttttttctttttcataatcATTATTTTAGACATAGGAATTAGATTTATACAGAGGGTAATAAAATATAAGTTCTGTCTGCAGCCTAATGTCTTCTTGTCTCTGATGTAAATTAATCAAAAGATTGGTAAAGAAAAGAACAACCAAAAGGAGAATTCAAAGCAACAATGTTCATCATGTTCCACAACACTATCACCTAATGCTAAGTCTAAATCAAATCTTATGTACCTTTCTTCACACTTCTTGTTCCAGTTTCtatgttttttcttcttgattATGATTCAGGGAGTACCAACTCCTGccaaaagaacaaaagaaacaTGCTCTATAGTCATGTGACTCGAAAAATCGAAAAAGGCGGTTTTTTTTTACCGAGACAAACCTTGTTACAAACAGGACAAGACTCGCTTCTTTCCATCCATTCAAGAATGCATGCGAGATGAAAATCGTGGCGACATTTCGTAAGCAGTCTCGGGTTCTCTGTTTCatattctacaaaaaaaaaaaaaaaatcaaatgaagAAGGAAGACATTTAACAAAATGTATGTAACTTTGAATGTACCTTCTAAGCAAATTGGACATTCGTCTATGGTTTCTCGATCCTTTTTCTTTAGATTAATATCACTTTGATCACCAACATGCCATGTTTGCTTCTCTGGAAGAATGTGTTTAGCTTCTTGGCTGGAATTGCTCTGAGTTGTCGGCAATTTTGATTGATCTCTGGGCGAGAATGATACAGGAAGAGGAGGTTGAAGCGGCGCAGTGTATAGATTAGAGGCCAAGTTTCTATCTACTGCTCCAGTAGGTACCACAGAGGAAGGAGAGGTACGAGATAAAGGAACATGCTCATCTATACCTCTTAAATTCTGCATAAAGAACAATAAAacatcaagaaaacaaaacaaaacaaaaaataacaacTTTTAGTGAAAAACATTTAGAAAGAAGCTTTACTTCAGGTATGATAGGgaaacagcagcagcagcagcccaTTCTTTAGGTTACAAACCTGaccaaataaaagaaaatttgttaCTTACAAATCTCATGATCGTACTTGGTAACTGAGAAACCATATTAAACACTTCAATGTAACTTAGCTTTGCACTAACAATGAGATCATATCCAAAACAAAAGGATATATTAGgagattaaaattttaaaacaatagaaTTGTATCTACATCAATACTCTCAAGCCTTTGTAAACTCTTGTGTACTAAAATTTGTTGGACAAGTCGTGGAAAATCATATGATCCAATTAAGCTTGATTCAGCTTCAAAGTAGGTTTAATATAAACAGAGATactttccaaaaaaaatctaaaccctaataAACGAAGAACAGAACACGGAGAGATCATAAAAAGAGAGAGTAGAACCAGAAACTAAACAAGTtgcttaaaacaaaaacaaaaaaaaatttcataaatctATCAAACAGAGCAAACCAGTAGAGGAACAAGAAGAAGCGAACAAACAGAGTTCGTGATCATACCAAAACAAATATAAAGGTACTTCTTTTGTAACGTAGAAGAAGAGCAAGTTACAtgactaaaaagtaaaaacttaGATCctatctttttattaaaaatcctTACTTTGGTTAGGATCCTGGAAAGCTCTTGATGTTTTGTGTTGAATTAGGGAGAGAATGGCTGAGACGACAGAGGCGACTTTAATCACGGATGAATCAAATTACATTAATTTAATGGGTTATTTTGGTTGTTAATCAaactttttgtatttatattcaGAAATTCACAAACCATATCGTAAAAGGAAACTCCGGGTTTTTATTCAACTAAAGTAAAAAAGACTTCGTATTCTTTTGGATACTAATAAGTAATAAGCATATGAGTTCGAGATAATTGATTTAGAAGCATTAAGTTTCATATAAACTATGCTTTTAAATCTTCAGGAGTAACAAAAAAATTCAGGTCAAGTAAATCAGAAAACAG of the Brassica rapa cultivar Chiifu-401-42 chromosome A03, CAAS_Brap_v3.01, whole genome shotgun sequence genome contains:
- the LOC103861385 gene encoding E3 ubiquitin-protein ligase AIRP1-like, with the protein product MGCCCCCFPIIPENLRGIDEHVPLSRTSPSSVVPTGAVDRNLASNLYTAPLQPPLPVSFSPRDQSKLPTTQSNSSQEAKHILPEKQTWHVGDQSDINLKKKDRETIDECPICLEEYETENPRLLTKCRHDFHLACILEWMERSESCPVCNKELVLPES
- the LOC103861386 gene encoding uncharacterized protein LOC103861386, with amino-acid sequence MDSRGDSSRLGQYPTMSSSSSTAFFSANQSPSRSHKIHQELSESTRSDAHCDSFDPLTSSSGFQDPELELQPPQSQNLEPHHNAYTPSRYTQTSSASVSYNRVRCGDVFLGLHGQKPSLLRFADWLRAELELQGMSCFMSDRAKCRSSRKQRIVEKAMDGASFGVIILTRKSFKNPYTIEELRFFANKKNLVPLFFDLSREDCLVRDIVEKRGDLWEKHGGELWECYGGIEKEWKEAVNGLSRFDDWKIEAHEGNWRDCVFRTVELLATRLVGRRSVVERLAKWRDKAAKEEFPYPRNEGFVGRKKELSELEFVLFGDGEDYFELKATRPAKRKNKVVWKESEKEIELVKKTRRKKKKRSMKIICGKGVACVSGEAGIGKTELLLEFAYRHHQRYKMVLWIGGESRYIRQNYLNLYRYLDVDVGVENFSDKTRFKSFEEQEDTAVSRIRRELMRDIPFLLVIDNLESEKDWWDSKLVMDLLPRFGGETHILISTRLSRVMYMEPLRLPYLSAAEAMALMQGNVKEYPVQEMDALRVIEEKLGRLTLGLGIVGAILSELPINPTRLLDTINRMPLREMSSCSSALRRRVFLLQLFEVCFSIFDHADGPRGLATRMVVASGWLAPGPVPASLLALAAYKLPEKHRGCLWRRLRRAISCGFASSNSKRSGAEAASMLLRFNIARASNVKLGFVQIHELVRLYARNRLMVNETAPAMVRAVINKGWSVETADQIWAVCFLLFGFSNEAPSIQLKITELLFLVKQVILPLAIRTFVTFSRCGAAVELLRVCTNALEAADQTLVKPVEKWLDKSLCWRSVQTSAQLNPVLWEELALARATVLETRAKLSLRGGQFGVADDLIRKAIFIRTSISGEDHPGTVSARETLSKLTRLSSNVHQSHNTSP